The following proteins are encoded in a genomic region of Mycolicibacterium rutilum:
- a CDS encoding fatty acyl-AMP ligase, with the protein MSRFTETMYSNAQWSTHGMITGEPVAPVRHTWAEIHERARRVAGGLAAAGVGHGDAVAVLAGLPVEIAPVAQGVWMRGASLTMLHQPTPRTDLVRWAVDTAAVIDMIEASTVVVSDPFMAAVPALSGLGYSVVTAEHLLASAPCDPLRSDDDDVALLQLTSGSTGSPKAVQITHANIVANAEAMTVGCDFDLDTDVIVSWLPCFHDMGMTGYLTVPMYFGAELVKVTPMDFLSDILLWPRLIDKYRGTMTAAPNFAYNLLASRLRRQATPGDYDLSSLRWALSGAEQVDPRDVEALCEAGVPFGLRPEAIVAAYGMAETTVAVSFSECGRGVLVDEVDADLLALLHRAVPSTKGRTRRLATLGQPLENLQVRIIGDDGAELLSRGVGVIEVRGDAVTRGYTTTAGFIAAQDGQGWYDTGDLGYLTETGKVVVCGRLKDVIIMAGRNIYPADIERAAGRVPGVRPGCAVAVRLDAGQSRETFAVAVECTDHADQDAVRRVERQVAHEVFAEVDVRPRNVVVLAPGTIPKTPSGKLRRAHALSLVN; encoded by the coding sequence GTGAGCCGATTTACCGAGACGATGTACAGCAATGCCCAGTGGAGCACCCACGGCATGATCACCGGCGAACCGGTCGCACCCGTGCGGCACACCTGGGCCGAAATCCACGAACGCGCCCGCCGGGTCGCGGGCGGCTTGGCGGCCGCCGGGGTCGGACATGGTGACGCCGTCGCGGTGCTGGCCGGCCTGCCCGTCGAGATCGCGCCTGTGGCACAGGGTGTTTGGATGCGCGGCGCCAGCCTGACGATGCTGCACCAGCCCACGCCGCGCACCGACCTGGTGCGGTGGGCAGTCGACACGGCCGCGGTCATCGACATGATCGAGGCGAGCACCGTCGTCGTCTCCGACCCGTTCATGGCCGCCGTACCCGCGTTGTCCGGCCTCGGGTACTCGGTGGTCACCGCTGAACACCTGCTGGCCAGCGCCCCCTGCGACCCGCTGCGGTCCGATGATGACGACGTCGCGCTGCTGCAACTGACCTCGGGTTCGACGGGCAGCCCCAAGGCTGTCCAGATCACGCACGCCAACATCGTGGCCAATGCCGAGGCGATGACCGTCGGCTGCGATTTCGATCTGGACACCGACGTGATCGTGAGCTGGCTGCCGTGTTTCCACGACATGGGCATGACCGGCTACCTGACGGTCCCGATGTACTTCGGCGCTGAACTGGTCAAAGTGACGCCGATGGACTTCCTCAGCGATATCTTGTTGTGGCCCAGGCTGATCGACAAGTACCGCGGCACCATGACGGCCGCGCCGAACTTCGCCTACAACCTGCTCGCGAGCCGGCTTCGTCGACAGGCGACGCCCGGCGACTACGACCTGTCGTCGCTGCGATGGGCGCTGTCGGGGGCCGAGCAGGTCGACCCGCGCGACGTCGAGGCGCTGTGTGAGGCGGGCGTACCGTTCGGGTTGCGGCCCGAGGCGATCGTCGCCGCCTACGGGATGGCGGAGACGACGGTCGCCGTCTCGTTCTCCGAATGCGGGCGCGGTGTGCTCGTCGACGAGGTGGACGCCGATCTGCTCGCGCTGTTGCACCGCGCGGTGCCGTCGACCAAGGGCCGCACCCGGCGGCTCGCCACGCTCGGGCAGCCGCTGGAGAACCTGCAGGTGCGCATCATCGGCGACGACGGCGCCGAACTGCTGTCGCGGGGCGTCGGCGTGATCGAGGTCCGCGGTGACGCGGTCACCAGGGGATACACCACGACCGCCGGGTTCATCGCCGCCCAGGACGGCCAGGGCTGGTACGACACCGGCGACCTCGGCTACCTCACCGAGACGGGCAAGGTGGTGGTGTGCGGACGACTCAAAGACGTGATCATCATGGCCGGCCGCAACATCTACCCCGCCGACATCGAACGCGCCGCCGGCCGCGTGCCCGGAGTGCGGCCGGGGTGCGCCGTCGCGGTGCGGCTCGACGCCGGCCAATCGCGCGAGACGTTCGCCGTCGCCGTCGAGTGCACGGACCACGCCGACCAAGACGCGGTCCGCCGAGTCGAGCGCCAGGTCGCGCACGAGGTGTTCGCCGAGGTCGACGTCCGGCCCCGCAATGTGGTGGTCCTCGCGCCGGGAACGATCCCGAAGACACCGTCCGGCAAGCTGCGACGCGCCCACGCGTTGTCGCTGGTGAACTAG
- a CDS encoding RidA family protein → MPEVEGLSLFGDYSPVAVTDGVVAVAGQFGTDGTSPEEQVRGAFANVGKALAAAGLGFSDVIKFTTYLVGRETIPPFMSERKKVFAEIYPEGVYPPNTLLIVAGLVHEEFVVEIEAIARSKDA, encoded by the coding sequence ATGCCTGAAGTTGAAGGACTTTCGCTGTTCGGCGACTATTCGCCGGTGGCGGTCACCGATGGCGTGGTCGCCGTCGCGGGGCAGTTCGGCACCGACGGAACGTCCCCCGAGGAGCAGGTGCGCGGCGCGTTCGCCAACGTCGGCAAGGCACTCGCCGCCGCGGGACTCGGGTTCTCCGACGTCATCAAGTTCACCACGTACCTGGTCGGCAGGGAGACCATTCCGCCGTTCATGTCCGAACGCAAGAAGGTGTTCGCCGAGATCTATCCCGAAGGCGTCTACCCGCCCAACACGCTGCTGATCGTCGCGGGTCTGGTGCACGAGGAGTTCGTCGTCGAGATCGAGGCGATCGCGCGGTCCAAGGACGCATGA
- a CDS encoding GntR family transcriptional regulator, with protein MTTNADAPAGGVAGIAPIARSTVRDAVRDALRDLIISGGVDIDRPLRQDELAARLQVSRTPLREALHGLASEGLITLDPRRGAVVTKPTVQQLLDLYEIRELLEVYAGRKVASLADTSHIDEIAAINHRMAQVDDPVEWAQLNQQFHAAVYAPCANVELVTLIGVLAARAKFYVRILVSSKPPAIGAVHEHQEMLDALRAADPDAMEAAIRQHLRSTVEHVAPTLTE; from the coding sequence ATGACGACCAATGCAGACGCTCCAGCCGGCGGGGTGGCCGGGATCGCGCCGATCGCACGCAGCACAGTGCGTGATGCGGTGCGCGACGCACTGCGCGACCTGATCATCAGCGGCGGCGTCGACATCGACAGGCCACTGCGACAAGACGAGCTGGCCGCCCGTCTGCAGGTGAGCAGGACCCCGCTGCGTGAGGCGTTGCACGGGCTCGCCAGCGAGGGACTCATCACACTGGACCCGCGCCGCGGCGCGGTGGTGACCAAACCGACGGTGCAGCAGCTGCTCGATCTGTACGAAATCCGCGAGCTGCTGGAGGTGTACGCGGGCCGCAAGGTTGCCTCGCTCGCCGACACCAGCCACATCGACGAGATCGCCGCGATCAATCACCGGATGGCCCAGGTCGACGACCCCGTCGAATGGGCCCAACTCAACCAGCAGTTCCATGCGGCGGTATACGCGCCGTGCGCCAACGTCGAACTCGTCACGCTGATCGGTGTGCTGGCCGCGCGTGCCAAGTTCTACGTCCGAATCCTGGTGTCCAGCAAACCACCTGCGATCGGGGCGGTGCACGAGCACCAGGAGATGCTCGACGCGCTGCGTGCCGCCGATCCCGACGCGATGGAGGCCGCGATCCGCCAACACCTCAGATCGACCGTCGAGCACGTTGCGCCGACGCTGACCGAGTGA
- a CDS encoding 2-hydroxyacid dehydrogenase yields MSTSQVLQVGPLMPAVAQGLRDDYDAYVLPDEPAEFLATHGGDITVVVTSGSAVVDAALIDALPNLGAIVNFGVGYDTVDVDAAFARGIGVSNTPEVLNDAVADTAVGLLLDTLRGFSAADRFVRAGRWPVDKMFPLTREVSGSRVGILGLGRIGRAIALRLSAFGCTISYHNRHRVDVPYEYASSPEELARNADVLVVAAAGGDSSRGLVDRAVLDALGPDGYLINIARGSVVDEAELVAALTERRLAGAGLDVYADEPNVPEALFALDNVVLLPHVGSATTQTRAAMAELTLRNVASFLSSGALVTPVR; encoded by the coding sequence ATGAGTACTTCCCAGGTCCTGCAGGTCGGCCCGCTGATGCCCGCGGTGGCGCAGGGCCTGCGCGACGACTACGACGCCTACGTCCTGCCCGATGAGCCGGCCGAATTCCTGGCGACGCACGGCGGCGACATCACTGTCGTCGTGACGTCGGGCTCCGCGGTGGTCGACGCCGCACTGATCGATGCGCTGCCCAACCTCGGCGCGATCGTGAACTTCGGCGTCGGATACGACACGGTCGACGTCGACGCGGCGTTCGCGCGGGGGATCGGGGTCAGCAACACCCCCGAGGTGCTCAACGACGCGGTGGCCGACACCGCGGTCGGGTTGCTGCTCGACACGTTGCGCGGGTTCTCGGCGGCGGACCGGTTCGTGCGGGCCGGCCGGTGGCCGGTGGACAAGATGTTCCCGCTGACCCGCGAGGTGAGCGGATCGCGGGTCGGCATCCTCGGGCTGGGGCGGATAGGTCGCGCGATCGCGTTGCGGCTCAGCGCATTCGGCTGCACGATCAGCTACCACAATCGACACCGGGTCGACGTACCGTACGAGTATGCGTCGTCGCCGGAGGAGCTGGCACGGAACGCGGACGTGCTCGTGGTCGCGGCGGCCGGCGGTGATTCCAGTCGCGGGTTGGTCGATCGTGCCGTGCTCGACGCGCTGGGCCCCGACGGGTATCTCATCAACATCGCGCGCGGCAGCGTGGTCGACGAGGCCGAGTTGGTGGCCGCGCTGACGGAGAGGCGGCTCGCCGGCGCGGGTCTGGACGTCTACGCCGATGAGCCGAACGTGCCCGAAGCGCTGTTCGCGCTCGACAACGTCGTGCTGCTGCCCCACGTCGGCAGCGCCACGACGCAGACCCGCGCGGCGATGGCGGAGCTGACGTTGCGCAACGTCGCGTCGTTCCTGTCGTCGGGTGCGTTGGTCACGCCGGTGCGCTGA
- a CDS encoding amidohydrolase family protein, with translation MTDTWLLIENGTVIDGDANPPIDNCAVLVHNARIVKMGAVDRETDIPRGAQLSVIDARGKTVMPGLIDIHCHMTYGLARTEEEISIYTPPELRTLIAAANVEKVLAAGVTSISQPGGSYFIGVGLREGIKQGLVHGPRMTSAGRYLTTSNGLTDWFPDATGNPESSIGKLTNTTAEMVDEIRRQAKAGVDLIKLADSPYGDFQAFTNDELKLCADLAHQLGKKITIHARGSAEVAAAVDAGFDHIMHGNHMNDETIAKLAASQIPLAPTQLFMHHIVEFAEISRNRQSIVDATARMNEATMVSLHRAYAAGVKFAMGTDSGFATVPYGQFHARELEMLMLYTGMSALEAIQAGTKHGAPAVNLPDDVGVLAEGKLADIIVVDGDPLKNIRVLYTPGKITHVILNGAVQTFPEDIRTRFIRNNYLPHEYGWELLTYERVFEGGELPKTQLDWPREMRLDLVNDVRKYETVGASVNGAAAE, from the coding sequence ATGACCGATACCTGGCTGCTGATCGAGAACGGCACCGTCATCGACGGAGATGCCAACCCGCCGATCGACAACTGTGCCGTGCTGGTACACAACGCGCGCATCGTCAAGATGGGCGCGGTCGACCGGGAGACCGACATCCCTCGCGGCGCGCAGCTGTCGGTGATCGACGCCCGCGGTAAGACGGTGATGCCCGGCCTGATCGACATCCACTGCCACATGACCTACGGGTTGGCGCGCACCGAGGAAGAGATCAGCATCTACACCCCGCCCGAGCTGCGGACGCTGATCGCGGCCGCGAACGTGGAGAAGGTGCTCGCCGCCGGTGTCACCAGCATCTCGCAACCCGGCGGAAGCTACTTCATCGGCGTCGGACTGCGCGAAGGTATCAAGCAGGGCCTCGTGCACGGACCGCGGATGACCAGTGCCGGAAGGTATCTCACCACCAGCAACGGTCTGACCGACTGGTTCCCGGACGCGACGGGCAACCCGGAGTCGAGCATCGGCAAGCTCACCAACACCACCGCCGAGATGGTCGACGAGATCCGCCGCCAGGCCAAGGCCGGCGTCGACCTCATCAAACTCGCCGACAGCCCCTACGGCGACTTCCAGGCGTTCACAAACGACGAGCTGAAGCTGTGCGCCGACCTCGCTCACCAACTGGGCAAGAAGATCACCATCCACGCGCGGGGTTCGGCGGAGGTGGCCGCCGCCGTGGACGCGGGCTTCGACCACATCATGCACGGCAACCACATGAACGACGAGACGATCGCCAAACTGGCCGCCTCGCAGATCCCGCTGGCGCCGACACAGCTGTTCATGCACCACATCGTCGAATTCGCCGAGATCTCCCGGAACAGGCAGTCCATCGTGGACGCCACTGCCCGGATGAACGAGGCGACGATGGTCAGCCTGCACCGCGCCTACGCCGCCGGCGTCAAGTTCGCCATGGGAACCGACTCGGGGTTCGCCACCGTGCCGTACGGCCAGTTCCACGCGCGTGAGCTCGAGATGCTGATGCTCTACACCGGCATGTCGGCGCTCGAGGCCATCCAGGCCGGCACCAAACACGGTGCGCCAGCTGTGAATCTGCCTGATGACGTGGGCGTGCTCGCCGAAGGCAAGCTCGCCGACATCATCGTCGTGGACGGCGATCCGCTCAAGAACATCCGGGTGCTCTACACGCCGGGCAAGATCACCCATGTCATCCTGAACGGCGCCGTCCAGACGTTCCCCGAGGACATCCGCACGCGGTTCATCCGCAACAACTACCTGCCCCACGAATACGGCTGGGAGCTACTGACCTACGAGCGCGTGTTCGAAGGCGGAGAGCTGCCCAAGACCCAGCTGGACTGGCCGCGGGAGATGCGCCTGGATCTGGTCAACGACGTCCGCAAGTACGAGACCGTGGGCGCGAGCGTCAACGGAGCGGCCGCGGAATGA
- a CDS encoding alpha/beta fold hydrolase → MMFVDRRTLPFNHGRDHVISYPVTARGIRTRVVESHGGSVPLVCLHGVGSRADRFIPAIPGLVEAGFHVYAIDFPGHGFADKRDGIDYRARGFSDFIAAVLDELQLKEAIVAGTSLGGHVAARLACDRPDLVAGLVLIGTMGISELPEENMVAPEGVADGSEAAVRRKFSLVVSDPEMVSDAWVREESMINSSDGARDALLTAAQHLNSEANADRQTERLTKERPDLPILIVWGEDDRWTPLSMGHAAHELLKGSELRVMSGCGHAPYFEDPDTFVGVVAAFFDDAEMAFFDDTELGGTS, encoded by the coding sequence ATGATGTTCGTCGACCGGCGCACGCTGCCTTTCAACCACGGGCGCGACCACGTGATCTCCTATCCCGTGACCGCCCGCGGAATCCGTACCAGGGTCGTCGAATCTCACGGCGGATCAGTGCCGTTGGTGTGCCTGCACGGCGTCGGGTCCCGTGCGGACCGGTTCATCCCGGCGATACCGGGACTGGTCGAAGCCGGCTTCCACGTCTACGCGATCGACTTTCCCGGCCACGGGTTCGCCGACAAACGTGACGGCATCGACTACCGCGCACGCGGGTTCTCCGACTTCATCGCCGCGGTGCTGGACGAACTCCAACTCAAGGAGGCGATCGTCGCCGGAACATCGCTGGGCGGTCACGTCGCGGCCAGGCTCGCGTGCGACCGGCCCGACCTGGTCGCGGGTCTGGTGCTCATCGGCACGATGGGGATCTCCGAGCTGCCCGAGGAGAACATGGTCGCCCCCGAGGGCGTGGCCGACGGCAGCGAGGCGGCGGTGCGGAGAAAGTTCAGCCTCGTGGTTTCTGATCCCGAGATGGTCAGCGACGCCTGGGTGCGTGAGGAGTCGATGATTAACTCGTCGGACGGCGCGCGCGATGCGCTGCTGACAGCGGCGCAACACCTCAACTCGGAAGCCAACGCGGACCGGCAGACCGAGCGTCTCACCAAGGAACGGCCCGACCTGCCGATCCTCATCGTGTGGGGTGAAGACGACCGGTGGACACCGCTGTCGATGGGGCACGCGGCCCACGAACTGCTCAAGGGCTCGGAACTGCGGGTCATGTCCGGATGCGGGCACGCCCCGTACTTCGAAGACCCCGACACCTTCGTCGGTGTCGTGGCCGCGTTCTTCGACGACGCCGAGATGGCGTTCTTCGACGACACCGAACTTGGAGGTACATCATGA
- a CDS encoding sulfatase-like hydrolase/transferase, with product MTDRPDIVIVMTDEERATPPYEAPEVLAWRDYTLTGRKWFDDHGVSFQRHYTGSLACVPSRPTIFTGHYPDLHGVTQTDGIGKSADDSRMRWLRAGEVPTLGNWFRAAGYDTHYDGKWHISHADLTDPGTGAPLATNDDDGVVDPAAVQQYLDADPLAPYGFSGWVGPEPHGALLANAGVRRDRLIADRVVAWLTDRYQRRQAGDPDALRPFLLVASFVNPHDIVLFPAWQRRSPVRPSPLDPPHVPPAPTADEDLSDKPAAQIAFREAYYSGYGPAPAIDRTYTRKAQQYRDLYYRLHAEVDGPIDRVRRAVTDGSTDAVLVRTADHGDLLGAHGGLHQKWFNLYDEATRVPFVVARVGAHQTEPRTVTAPTSHVDIVPTLLGAAGIDVDATAARLAETFTEVHELPGRNLMPVVDGAPADESRAVYLMTRDNVLEGDTGASGLARKLKRSTNPPAPLRIRIPAHVASNFEGLVTQVDGQLWKLVRTFDDPATWTEPGVRHHAANGIGGDAYRSTPLDDQWELYNLTADPAESTNRWVDPDLHELRQHLRTQLKQVRAASVPERHQPWPYVTRRSQV from the coding sequence GTGACTGACCGGCCCGACATCGTCATCGTGATGACCGACGAAGAGCGTGCGACCCCGCCGTACGAGGCGCCCGAGGTGCTGGCCTGGCGCGACTACACGCTGACCGGCCGCAAGTGGTTCGACGATCACGGCGTCAGCTTCCAACGGCACTACACCGGGTCACTTGCCTGCGTGCCCAGCCGCCCGACGATCTTCACCGGCCACTACCCCGACCTGCACGGCGTGACGCAGACCGACGGCATCGGCAAGTCCGCCGACGACTCCCGCATGCGCTGGCTGCGCGCAGGCGAGGTGCCGACGCTGGGCAACTGGTTCCGCGCGGCCGGATACGACACCCACTACGACGGCAAGTGGCACATCTCGCACGCCGATCTCACCGACCCCGGCACCGGCGCTCCGCTGGCGACCAACGACGACGACGGCGTCGTCGACCCCGCCGCCGTGCAGCAGTACCTCGACGCTGATCCGCTTGCCCCGTACGGGTTTTCGGGCTGGGTCGGCCCCGAACCGCACGGCGCGCTGCTGGCCAACGCGGGTGTGCGGCGCGACCGCCTGATCGCCGACCGGGTGGTCGCGTGGCTGACCGACCGCTATCAGCGCCGCCAAGCCGGCGACCCCGACGCTCTGCGCCCGTTCCTGCTCGTCGCCAGCTTCGTCAATCCGCACGACATTGTGCTCTTCCCGGCCTGGCAACGCCGCAGCCCGGTGCGGCCCTCGCCGCTGGATCCGCCGCACGTGCCGCCGGCGCCGACGGCCGACGAGGATCTGTCTGACAAACCCGCCGCGCAGATCGCGTTCCGCGAGGCCTATTACTCCGGCTACGGCCCGGCCCCGGCGATCGACCGCACCTACACCCGCAAGGCCCAGCAGTACCGCGACCTGTACTACCGGCTGCACGCTGAGGTCGACGGGCCGATCGACCGGGTGCGGCGCGCGGTCACCGACGGCTCGACGGACGCGGTGCTGGTGCGCACGGCCGACCACGGCGATCTGCTCGGCGCGCACGGCGGCCTGCACCAGAAGTGGTTCAACCTCTACGACGAGGCCACCCGCGTGCCGTTCGTCGTCGCCCGCGTCGGCGCCCACCAGACCGAGCCGCGCACCGTGACCGCGCCGACCAGCCACGTCGACATCGTGCCCACGCTGCTCGGCGCTGCCGGCATCGACGTCGACGCCACGGCGGCCAGACTGGCCGAAACCTTCACCGAGGTGCACGAGCTGCCGGGCCGCAACCTGATGCCGGTGGTCGACGGGGCACCGGCCGACGAGTCGCGCGCGGTCTACCTGATGACCCGCGACAACGTGCTCGAAGGTGACACCGGAGCCTCCGGACTGGCACGCAAGCTCAAGCGGTCGACGAATCCGCCTGCGCCGCTGCGGATCCGGATACCCGCGCACGTGGCGTCGAACTTCGAGGGGTTGGTGACGCAGGTCGACGGGCAGCTGTGGAAGCTGGTCCGCACCTTCGACGATCCGGCGACGTGGACCGAACCCGGGGTTCGTCACCACGCGGCGAACGGTATCGGCGGCGACGCCTACCGCTCGACGCCGCTCGACGACCAGTGGGAGCTCTACAACCTGACCGCCGACCCGGCCGAGAGCACCAACCGCTGGGTCGATCCGGATCTGCACGAGCTGCGTCAACACCTGCGCACGCAGCTCAAGCAGGTGCGGGCGGCCTCGGTGCCCGAGCGCCACCAGCCGTGGCCGTACGTCACGCGCCGGTCACAAGTGTGA
- a CDS encoding SRPBCC family protein, translating into MAEIDRSRTLAATPTQIWTVLSDFGALSAWVDKVDHSCILERGPDGEMVGTTRRVQMGRNTVVERVTECDPQYVLAYAIEGLPKFLGRLGNRWTLEATSAGDTVVTITSSARIGAGKTQQLVERLACRLVARESDGMLAGLAQRLENTRD; encoded by the coding sequence GTGGCCGAGATCGACCGCAGCCGCACCCTCGCGGCAACCCCGACACAGATCTGGACCGTGCTGTCCGATTTCGGTGCGCTCAGCGCCTGGGTCGACAAGGTCGACCACTCGTGCATCCTCGAGCGTGGCCCCGACGGCGAGATGGTCGGCACGACTCGTCGCGTGCAGATGGGCCGCAACACCGTCGTCGAACGCGTCACCGAGTGCGACCCGCAGTACGTGCTGGCCTACGCCATCGAGGGGCTGCCGAAATTTCTGGGCCGGCTCGGCAACCGCTGGACCCTCGAAGCCACCAGCGCCGGCGACACCGTCGTCACGATCACCAGCAGCGCGCGCATCGGCGCAGGCAAAACCCAGCAACTCGTCGAGCGGTTGGCGTGCCGGCTGGTGGCCCGCGAGTCCGACGGCATGCTCGCCGGGCTGGCCCAGCGATTGGAGAACACCCGTGACTGA
- a CDS encoding fumarylacetoacetate hydrolase family protein: MKFASFLGPTGIVAGVVRGAAVVPLDGGDSVDWAGQPTGLLQHIGGGREAITTGTEVPLDSVELVAPIPVPRRNIICVGQNYVEHSIEFDKSGFNATAGKGIPDRPVVFTKAPTTVIGPEQEIPAHDELTQSLDYEAELAVIIGREGRDISPDDAMSHVWGYTIINDVTARDIQHAHRQWFLGKSKDGLCPMGPFAVTADEVDYRDMLIETRINGELRQSAKTVDLIFDIPELIATISAGMTLVPGDIIATGTPPGVGIGFDPPRFLRAGDVIEMTITGLGTLVNTVGAAGNP; this comes from the coding sequence GTGAAGTTCGCGTCGTTCCTCGGTCCGACCGGCATCGTCGCCGGCGTCGTACGCGGCGCTGCTGTGGTTCCGCTGGACGGAGGTGACTCTGTCGACTGGGCCGGACAACCCACGGGACTGCTGCAACACATCGGCGGCGGACGCGAGGCCATCACGACCGGCACCGAGGTTCCGCTGGACTCGGTCGAGCTCGTCGCCCCGATCCCGGTGCCGCGGCGCAACATCATCTGCGTCGGACAGAACTACGTGGAGCACTCGATCGAATTCGACAAATCCGGCTTCAACGCCACGGCGGGCAAGGGAATCCCCGACCGCCCTGTCGTTTTCACCAAGGCGCCGACGACGGTCATCGGTCCCGAGCAGGAGATCCCCGCGCACGACGAGCTGACCCAGTCACTCGACTACGAAGCGGAACTCGCGGTGATCATCGGACGTGAAGGCAGGGACATCAGTCCCGACGACGCGATGTCGCACGTGTGGGGCTACACCATCATCAACGACGTCACCGCCCGCGACATCCAGCACGCCCACCGGCAATGGTTCCTCGGCAAGTCCAAGGACGGGTTGTGCCCGATGGGGCCGTTCGCTGTCACCGCCGACGAGGTCGACTACCGCGACATGCTGATCGAGACGCGGATCAACGGTGAACTGCGGCAGAGCGCCAAGACTGTCGACCTGATCTTCGACATCCCCGAGCTGATCGCAACGATCAGCGCCGGGATGACCCTGGTGCCCGGCGACATCATCGCCACCGGTACGCCACCAGGAGTCGGCATCGGCTTCGACCCGCCGCGCTTCCTGCGCGCCGGGGACGTCATCGAGATGACGATCACCGGGTTGGGCACCTTGGTGAACACCGTTGGCGCCGCGGGGAATCCATGA
- a CDS encoding FAD-dependent oxidoreductase, whose protein sequence is MRRTAEIAGAGLSGLLLATRLAQLGWQVRLHERNPDLRMFGAGIWIWESGLRALEVVGAYDQAVARARTIAEWRIADHNGRPLMSRYTTASDRLLLPPRADLYEALITQAEHFGVDIQTSSTAVSVTGDGVLQMLDGTELKADLVVAADGAYSRLRESILATGWVDYGVEAGIRMMIDRKDDDPDDTIIEYWHGRRRLLYNPCTEGQDYIFLSAPVDDKRASAMPVDRDLWSAAFPSAAHLVERFAEASRWDRLVNVRCRHWSQGHAAIIGDAAHAMPPNLGQAANTAFINAMALAMVLEDESDIPTALRRWEKECRALSDHVQWWSYLYGFVVSKFPERLDPVRARMLRAVSGTKVFQNGLNKGARTVPAGARTDPVRL, encoded by the coding sequence ATGCGACGAACTGCGGAAATCGCTGGTGCGGGCTTGTCAGGACTGCTCCTGGCGACCAGATTGGCTCAGCTCGGATGGCAGGTGCGGCTGCATGAGCGCAACCCCGACCTCCGCATGTTCGGCGCCGGAATCTGGATCTGGGAAAGCGGACTGCGCGCGCTGGAGGTCGTGGGCGCCTACGACCAGGCGGTCGCGCGCGCTCGGACGATCGCCGAATGGCGCATCGCCGACCACAACGGACGCCCCTTGATGTCGCGCTACACCACTGCCAGTGATCGCCTGCTGTTGCCGCCGCGGGCCGACCTCTACGAAGCGCTCATCACGCAGGCCGAGCACTTCGGTGTCGACATCCAGACATCGTCGACCGCGGTCAGCGTCACCGGAGACGGCGTCCTGCAGATGCTGGACGGCACCGAGTTGAAGGCCGACCTCGTCGTCGCCGCCGACGGTGCGTATTCCCGTCTGCGCGAATCGATTCTGGCGACAGGGTGGGTGGACTACGGCGTCGAGGCCGGCATCCGGATGATGATCGACCGCAAGGACGACGATCCGGACGACACGATCATCGAGTACTGGCACGGCCGGCGGCGGCTGCTCTACAACCCCTGCACTGAAGGCCAGGACTACATCTTCCTGAGCGCCCCCGTCGACGACAAGCGGGCCAGCGCCATGCCCGTCGACCGAGACCTGTGGAGCGCGGCGTTCCCCAGCGCGGCCCATCTCGTCGAACGGTTCGCGGAAGCCAGTCGATGGGACCGGCTGGTCAACGTGCGCTGCCGGCACTGGTCGCAGGGGCACGCCGCGATCATCGGCGACGCAGCACACGCGATGCCTCCGAATCTCGGGCAGGCCGCCAACACCGCGTTCATCAACGCCATGGCACTGGCGATGGTCCTCGAGGACGAATCCGACATCCCCACCGCGCTACGGCGCTGGGAGAAGGAGTGCCGGGCGCTGTCCGACCACGTCCAATGGTGGTCGTATCTCTACGGCTTCGTGGTTTCCAAGTTCCCCGAGCGGCTCGACCCGGTGCGCGCCCGGATGCTGCGCGCGGTGTCGGGCACCAAGGTCTTCCAGAACGGACTCAACAAAGGCGCACGCACGGTACCCGCGGGCGCCAGGACCGACCCGGTCCGGCTCTGA